In one Staphylococcus lutrae genomic region, the following are encoded:
- a CDS encoding 16S rRNA (uracil(1498)-N(3))-methyltransferase produces the protein MQRYFLNQNAEPNQRFFITDKNDIHHIKSVMRQTIGDEIIVNFLDQQTYRCKIVNITAEQVIVEAEAHLLIQSELPVEITICSGLIKGDKYEWLLQKATELGATSFITTQMDRSVVKLNAQKATKKLERWQKIVKEAAEQSYRQCIPQVQFVSNLTEIYDMIRQYDHVLMAYETSAKENERTLFKDQLRQLKAGAKVLLLFGPEGGFSEEEIALFKDVAMNVGLGPRILRAETAPLYALSAISYEIELMG, from the coding sequence ATGCAAAGGTACTTTTTAAATCAAAACGCTGAACCCAATCAGCGTTTTTTTATCACTGATAAGAATGATATCCATCATATTAAAAGTGTGATGCGACAAACGATAGGTGATGAGATCATTGTTAATTTTTTAGATCAACAAACTTATCGATGTAAAATAGTAAATATCACAGCTGAACAAGTGATTGTTGAAGCAGAAGCGCACTTACTTATACAGTCAGAATTGCCGGTCGAAATCACAATATGCAGTGGACTCATAAAAGGCGACAAATATGAGTGGCTTTTACAGAAAGCTACAGAACTCGGAGCGACATCATTTATTACAACGCAAATGGATCGTTCTGTCGTCAAACTCAATGCGCAAAAAGCAACAAAAAAATTAGAACGATGGCAAAAAATTGTAAAAGAAGCAGCTGAACAAAGCTATCGTCAATGCATTCCTCAAGTGCAATTTGTCTCGAATTTAACTGAAATTTATGATATGATTAGGCAATATGATCATGTACTTATGGCATATGAAACATCAGCTAAAGAAAATGAGCGTACTTTATTTAAAGATCAGTTGCGTCAGTTAAAGGCAGGCGCTAAAGTGTTGCTTTTATTTGGTCCTGAAGGTGGCTTCTCAGAGGAAGAAATTGCATTGTTCAAAGATGTAGCCATGAATGTTGGTTTAGGCCCACGTATTTTAAGAGCTGAAACAGCACCGCTTTATGCATTAAGTGCGATAAGTTATGAAATAGAATTAATGGGGTGA
- the prmA gene encoding 50S ribosomal protein L11 methyltransferase, whose product MDWIELSVTVNHEAELFVTEVLQEVGSNGVAIEDSSELAKEREDRFGEIFALNPNDYPAQHMVIKGYFNALQYNEALKQKIITQLRSTSLVDESVLQVTDTLIQESDWENEWKNYFHPFQASERFYIVPSWEDVERDKTHLYIELDPGMAFGTGDHPTTSMCLKALEETIQPHHQVIDVGTGSGILSIAAYLLGAQSIKAIDLDEMAIKVAQENFEKNNCLHVIDTATGNLLIGETKHYDVVIANILAHIIEKMVKDAYNCLNPDGYFIASGIIEEKRETIQSLMEETGFVIKEVKHDQNWICIIGQKVK is encoded by the coding sequence ATGGATTGGATTGAACTCTCTGTAACCGTGAATCACGAAGCCGAATTGTTTGTCACTGAGGTTTTACAAGAAGTAGGTTCTAACGGCGTTGCGATAGAAGATTCTAGTGAATTGGCTAAAGAACGTGAAGATCGATTTGGTGAGATTTTTGCACTTAACCCTAATGATTACCCTGCACAGCATATGGTGATAAAAGGCTATTTTAATGCATTGCAATATAATGAGGCGTTGAAACAAAAAATTATAACGCAACTCCGGTCCACTTCACTCGTCGACGAGTCTGTATTACAAGTCACTGATACATTAATACAAGAATCGGATTGGGAAAATGAATGGAAAAATTACTTTCATCCATTTCAAGCATCAGAGCGTTTTTACATCGTTCCAAGTTGGGAAGATGTTGAACGAGACAAAACACACTTATATATTGAGTTAGACCCGGGTATGGCATTTGGAACTGGGGATCATCCGACGACAAGCATGTGCCTTAAAGCACTCGAGGAAACCATTCAACCGCATCATCAAGTGATTGATGTCGGAACGGGTTCAGGTATATTAAGTATTGCTGCATATTTATTAGGCGCACAGTCTATTAAAGCGATTGATCTGGATGAAATGGCAATCAAGGTTGCACAAGAAAACTTTGAAAAAAATAATTGTTTACATGTGATTGACACTGCAACAGGGAACCTTTTAATCGGAGAGACAAAGCACTATGATGTTGTTATCGCAAATATACTCGCGCATATTATTGAGAAAATGGTCAAAGATGCATACAATTGTCTAAATCCCGATGGTTATTTTATTGCATCAGGTATCATTGAAGAAAAACGCGAAACGATACAATCATTAATGGAAGAAACAGGATTTGTCATCAAAGAAGTGAAGCATGATCAAAATTGGATTTGTATCATTGGTCAGAAGGTGAAATAG
- the dnaJ gene encoding molecular chaperone DnaJ, whose translation MAKRDYYEVLGVSKGASKDEIKKAYRKLSKKYHPDINKEEGSDEKFKEISEAYEVLSDDNKRAQYDQFGHSGPQGGFGQGFGGQDFSGFGGAGFEDIFSSFFGGAQRQRDPNAPRRGDDLQYTMTVTFEEAVFGTKKEISIRKEVTCHTCDGEGAKPGTKKKTCSYCNGAGHVSVEQNTILGRVRTEQVCPECNGSGETFDEPCPTCHGKGTEMKNVKLEVTVPEGVDNDQQIRLSGQGGPGENGGPAGDLFVVFRVKPSDKFKRDGDDIIYHHDIGFAQAALGDEVKIPTLNGHVMLTIPEGTQTGKQFRLKGKGIKNVHGYGYGDLFVNIRVQTPTRLNDRQREILKEFAEASGETIQEQPSNFKDKARRFFKGE comes from the coding sequence TTGGCAAAACGAGATTATTACGAAGTCCTTGGTGTGTCAAAAGGTGCGAGTAAAGATGAAATAAAAAAAGCCTATCGAAAACTGTCGAAAAAGTATCATCCCGATATCAATAAAGAAGAAGGGTCAGACGAGAAATTTAAAGAAATCAGTGAAGCTTATGAAGTGTTAAGTGATGACAATAAGCGTGCTCAATATGATCAATTTGGCCATAGCGGACCACAAGGTGGTTTTGGTCAAGGATTCGGTGGACAAGACTTTTCTGGTTTCGGTGGTGCAGGTTTTGAAGATATCTTTAGTTCATTTTTTGGCGGCGCTCAACGTCAGCGCGATCCCAATGCGCCACGCAGAGGTGACGATCTTCAATATACAATGACTGTCACTTTTGAAGAAGCCGTTTTCGGTACGAAGAAAGAAATTTCAATTCGAAAAGAAGTGACATGTCATACATGTGATGGCGAAGGTGCAAAACCAGGGACAAAGAAAAAAACATGTTCGTATTGTAATGGGGCAGGTCATGTATCAGTTGAACAAAATACGATTTTAGGGCGCGTTAGAACTGAACAAGTTTGTCCAGAATGTAATGGCAGTGGGGAAACGTTTGATGAGCCATGCCCAACTTGTCATGGTAAAGGAACAGAGATGAAAAACGTTAAGCTTGAAGTGACTGTACCTGAAGGTGTCGACAATGATCAACAAATTCGTCTTTCAGGACAAGGGGGCCCGGGTGAAAACGGTGGCCCCGCTGGTGACTTGTTTGTCGTATTCCGCGTCAAACCTTCTGATAAATTTAAGAGAGATGGCGATGACATCATTTATCATCACGATATAGGATTTGCACAAGCTGCTTTAGGCGATGAAGTGAAAATCCCAACGTTGAATGGTCATGTCATGCTCACTATTCCTGAAGGGACACAAACAGGTAAACAATTTAGACTTAAAGGTAAAGGTATTAAAAATGTACACGGATACGGTTATGGGGATTTATTCGTTAATATCCGAGTCCAAACACCAACACGTCTCAATGACCGCCAACGTGAAATTTTAAAAGAATTTGCTGAAGCATCTGGCGAAACGATTCAAGAACAACCTTCAAATTTTAAAGATAAAGCGCGTCGCTTTTTTAAAGGAGAGTAG
- the dnaK gene encoding molecular chaperone DnaK has product MSKVIGIDLGTTNSCVSVLEGDEPKVIQNPEGARTTPSVVAFKNGETQVGEVAKRQAITNPNTIQSIKRYMGTDHKEEIDGKSYTPQEISAMILQNLKSTAESYLGEKVEKAVITVPAYFNDAERQATKDAGKIAGLEVERIINEPTAAALAYGLDKTDKDEKVLVFDLGGGTFDVSILELGDGVFEVLATAGDNKLGGDDFDQVIIDYLVQQFKSENGVDLSKDKMALQRLKDAAEKAKKDLSGVSSTQISLPFISAGEAGPLHLETTLSRAKFEELAYDLVQKTMGPTRQAMKDAGLSNSDIDEVILVGGSTRIPAVQEAIKKEIGKEPNKGVNPDEVVAMGAAIQGGVITGEVKDVVLLDVTPLSLGIEIMGGRMNTLIERNTTIPTSKSQVYSTAADNQPAVDIHVLQGERPMASDNKTLGRFQLTDIPPAPRGVPQIEVTFDIDKNGIVNVTAKDLGTNKAQNITIESSSALSDEEIDRMVKDAEQNAEADKKRREEVDLRNDADQLVFQVDKTLKDLADNVSEEDKKDAEEKKEALKTALEGNDIEDIKTKKEALEQVVQQLSMKVYEQAAQQAQASNNTSQNDDNVEEAEFKEVKDDDNEKK; this is encoded by the coding sequence ATGAGTAAAGTAATTGGAATTGATTTAGGTACAACAAACTCTTGTGTATCAGTATTAGAAGGTGACGAACCAAAAGTAATCCAAAACCCAGAAGGCGCTAGAACAACACCATCAGTTGTTGCATTTAAAAATGGTGAAACACAAGTGGGTGAAGTAGCAAAACGTCAAGCGATTACAAACCCTAATACAATTCAATCGATCAAACGTTATATGGGTACAGACCATAAGGAAGAAATCGATGGAAAATCATATACACCTCAAGAAATTTCAGCGATGATTTTACAAAACTTAAAAAGCACTGCTGAAAGTTACTTAGGTGAAAAAGTAGAAAAAGCTGTTATTACTGTTCCAGCATATTTCAATGATGCTGAACGTCAAGCAACTAAAGATGCAGGTAAAATTGCTGGTCTTGAAGTTGAACGTATTATCAATGAACCGACTGCTGCTGCGTTAGCTTATGGTTTAGATAAAACGGATAAAGATGAGAAAGTACTTGTGTTCGACCTTGGTGGTGGTACATTTGACGTTTCAATTCTTGAATTAGGTGATGGTGTATTCGAAGTATTAGCAACAGCAGGGGACAATAAACTTGGTGGTGATGACTTCGACCAAGTGATTATTGATTATCTTGTACAACAATTTAAATCTGAAAACGGTGTAGACTTATCAAAAGACAAAATGGCATTGCAACGTTTGAAAGATGCTGCTGAAAAAGCGAAAAAAGATTTATCAGGTGTATCTTCAACACAAATTTCATTACCTTTCATCTCAGCAGGTGAAGCTGGACCATTACATCTTGAAACAACATTAAGTCGTGCGAAATTTGAAGAATTAGCGTATGATCTTGTGCAAAAAACGATGGGACCTACGCGTCAAGCTATGAAAGATGCTGGACTTTCAAATTCTGATATTGATGAAGTGATTTTAGTTGGGGGTTCAACACGTATTCCTGCTGTCCAAGAAGCGATTAAAAAAGAAATTGGTAAAGAGCCAAATAAAGGCGTAAACCCGGATGAAGTTGTAGCGATGGGTGCTGCAATTCAAGGTGGTGTCATTACTGGTGAAGTAAAAGATGTTGTATTATTAGATGTAACGCCTCTTTCACTCGGTATTGAAATCATGGGTGGTCGTATGAATACTTTAATTGAAAGAAATACAACAATCCCAACATCAAAATCTCAAGTTTATTCAACAGCTGCTGATAACCAACCTGCCGTTGATATTCACGTATTACAAGGTGAGCGTCCAATGGCTTCAGACAACAAAACATTGGGCCGTTTCCAATTAACAGATATTCCACCTGCACCACGTGGTGTGCCTCAAATCGAAGTGACATTTGATATTGATAAAAACGGTATCGTAAATGTAACAGCAAAAGATCTTGGTACAAATAAAGCGCAAAATATCACAATCGAATCATCTTCTGCATTATCAGATGAAGAAATCGATCGTATGGTGAAAGATGCTGAGCAAAATGCTGAAGCAGATAAAAAACGCCGTGAAGAAGTTGATTTAAGAAATGACGCAGATCAATTAGTATTCCAAGTTGATAAAACACTAAAAGATTTAGCCGATAACGTTAGTGAAGAAGATAAAAAAGATGCTGAAGAGAAAAAAGAAGCACTTAAAACAGCTTTAGAAGGTAACGATATTGAAGACATCAAAACGAAAAAAGAAGCATTAGAGCAAGTCGTTCAACAGTTATCTATGAAAGTTTATGAACAAGCTGCACAACAAGCACAAGCAAGTAATAATACTTCTCAAAACGATGACAATGTGGAAGAAGCTGAATTTAAAGAAGTCAAAGATGATGACAACGAAAAAAAGTAA
- the grpE gene encoding nucleotide exchange factor GrpE: MSDEKDIRKDEEVTENESTEITDASEVKQDTEDVMNEEDSKENGENEISDPKEIEIASLKSEIEAKEEQYLRLYAEFENYKRRIQNEVQTQKKYQAQKVLTDVLPALDNFERALKIEGDTEAFTALKKGVEMVYDSLLKALQDNGLEKIQSEGEQFDPNFHQAVMQDAHPDFESGQITEELQAGYRLNDRVLRASMVKVNQ, translated from the coding sequence ATGTCAGACGAAAAAGATATTCGTAAAGACGAAGAAGTAACAGAAAATGAGTCGACAGAAATAACAGATGCTTCAGAAGTTAAGCAAGACACTGAAGATGTTATGAACGAAGAGGACTCAAAAGAAAATGGAGAAAATGAAATAAGCGATCCTAAAGAAATAGAAATTGCATCATTAAAATCAGAAATCGAAGCAAAAGAAGAGCAATATCTACGCTTATATGCAGAATTTGAAAATTATAAAAGACGTATACAAAATGAAGTACAAACACAAAAGAAATATCAAGCTCAAAAAGTGTTAACAGATGTTTTACCGGCCTTAGATAATTTTGAGCGTGCATTAAAAATTGAAGGCGATACAGAAGCATTTACTGCATTAAAAAAAGGTGTCGAAATGGTTTATGATAGTCTTCTCAAAGCGCTACAAGACAATGGATTAGAAAAAATCCAATCCGAGGGTGAGCAATTTGATCCAAATTTCCACCAAGCGGTGATGCAAGATGCGCATCCTGATTTTGAATCAGGACAAATCACTGAAGAATTACAAGCGGGTTATCGATTAAACGATAGAGTGCTTCGTGCTTCGATGGTTAAAGTAAATCAATAA
- the hrcA gene encoding heat-inducible transcriptional repressor HrcA — translation MITPRQLKILNAIVEDYVDLGQPIGSNTLIQRHNVDVSPATIRNDMKTLEEKSLIAKTHFSSGRIPSEAGFRLYANRLLEQSFDFEGQSHLDIHQMLVNHHYDLASTLDNFAEVFSNQTRYTTLVIGPDYSKASILDVHLMKLNSHHFIVVVVYETGHVKHTHVTSQEPINAQSIIKVSNYLSQHASTLFEDPIHQSEKTYELLGFNDQEIYLITSIVQRITEQYHSHPSSRVYFGGKDQLIEGLNESTVASIQPILKYIESNRITDFIHEMTHQLINVRIGSEIEENLQGIAILSRSYHIDSDLKGYIAVIGPTAMHYQNVIQLLSRIS, via the coding sequence ATGATTACACCAAGACAATTGAAGATATTAAATGCAATTGTTGAAGATTATGTTGACTTAGGACAACCTATTGGCTCTAACACATTGATTCAAAGGCACAATGTGGATGTCAGTCCTGCTACGATTAGAAATGATATGAAGACGCTTGAAGAGAAATCACTTATTGCAAAAACGCATTTTTCTTCTGGCAGAATCCCATCGGAAGCAGGGTTTAGACTTTATGCTAACCGTTTGTTAGAGCAGTCATTTGATTTTGAAGGGCAAAGTCATCTCGATATTCATCAAATGTTGGTGAACCATCATTATGATTTGGCATCAACTTTGGATAACTTTGCAGAAGTTTTTTCAAATCAAACACGTTATACAACACTTGTCATAGGACCTGATTATTCAAAGGCCTCTATATTGGATGTCCATTTGATGAAATTAAATTCACATCATTTCATTGTTGTGGTGGTGTACGAGACTGGGCACGTGAAACATACGCATGTCACAAGTCAGGAACCTATTAATGCACAATCTATTATTAAGGTTTCAAACTATTTATCACAACACGCTTCAACATTGTTTGAGGATCCTATTCATCAATCTGAAAAGACGTATGAACTGTTAGGTTTTAACGATCAAGAAATTTATCTTATCACATCTATTGTACAACGCATCACCGAACAGTATCATAGCCATCCATCTTCTCGTGTATATTTTGGAGGTAAAGATCAATTGATCGAGGGATTAAATGAATCAACTGTTGCATCCATACAACCGATATTGAAATATATTGAATCTAATCGCATTACAGATTTTATTCATGAAATGACCCATCAACTGATCAATGTTCGTATCGGCTCTGAAATTGAAGAAAATCTTCAAGGTATTGCAATTTTAAGTCGATCCTATCATATTGATTCTGATTTAAAAGGGTATATTGCCGTTATCGGTCCTACTGCGATGCATTATCAAAATGTGATACAATTGTTGAGTCGTATTTCATAA
- the hemW gene encoding radical SAM family heme chaperone HemW, which yields MEAKSAYIHIPFCVKICTYCDFNKYFIQHQPVDEYLACLVEEMKQAKVTTLDTLFVGGGTPTALSEAQLEYLLKAIHRHFIIKGEFTFEANPDELTSEKVALLKAYGVNRLSIGVQTFDDTLLKTLGRSHTNSDIYQAIRHARHHQIPSISLDLMYHLPGQSMKQFQDSLDQALQLDIDHLSSYGLILEPQTQFYNQYRKGKLTMPDEDIGAEMYQYLMSRMKKSDLNQYEISNFAKKGHESVHNQVYWKNEGYYGFGAGASGYVDGMRYTNVNPVNHYIKKVQQHELPRLSENYPTVKEQMEEEMFLGLRMNQGVSRSRFKEKFDVSIESIYENEIQELQRQHLIQLTDTHISLTDRGRMVGNSVFEAFIKV from the coding sequence ATGGAAGCGAAAAGTGCATATATTCATATTCCTTTTTGTGTCAAAATATGTACGTATTGCGATTTTAATAAATATTTTATACAGCACCAACCTGTTGACGAATATTTAGCGTGTCTTGTAGAAGAAATGAAACAAGCAAAAGTAACAACACTGGATACTTTGTTTGTCGGTGGCGGGACACCTACAGCTTTATCAGAGGCACAATTAGAGTATCTTCTTAAAGCCATACATCGTCATTTTATAATAAAAGGAGAATTTACATTCGAAGCGAATCCAGATGAGCTTACTTCCGAAAAAGTGGCATTATTGAAAGCATATGGTGTGAATCGTTTATCTATTGGGGTTCAAACGTTTGATGATACATTACTTAAAACTTTGGGGAGAAGTCATACCAACTCGGATATTTATCAAGCAATACGGCACGCACGCCATCACCAAATTCCTTCTATTAGCTTAGATTTAATGTATCACCTACCAGGTCAAAGTATGAAACAATTCCAAGATAGTTTGGATCAGGCGTTACAACTCGATATCGATCACTTATCTAGTTATGGCTTGATTTTGGAGCCGCAAACGCAATTTTATAATCAGTATCGCAAAGGGAAATTAACAATGCCTGACGAAGATATTGGCGCAGAAATGTATCAATATTTAATGTCTCGAATGAAAAAAAGCGATTTGAATCAGTATGAAATATCAAATTTTGCTAAAAAGGGACACGAATCGGTCCATAATCAAGTTTACTGGAAAAATGAAGGGTATTACGGTTTTGGTGCAGGTGCAAGTGGATATGTCGATGGTATGCGATATACCAATGTTAATCCAGTCAATCACTATATAAAAAAGGTTCAACAACATGAATTGCCACGATTAAGTGAAAATTACCCAACAGTTAAAGAACAAATGGAAGAAGAAATGTTTCTCGGGTTGAGAATGAATCAAGGGGTCAGTCGTTCGCGATTTAAAGAGAAGTTTGATGTTTCAATTGAATCGATATACGAAAATGAAATCCAAGAACTTCAACGTCAACATTTAATTCAACTTACCGATACGCACATCTCCCTCACTGATCGAGGAAGAATGGTTGGAAATAGCGTCTTTGAAGCGTTTATTAAAGTTTAA
- the lepA gene encoding translation elongation factor 4, translating to MDNQKRLNRRKNIRNFSIIAHIDHGKSTLADRILENTKSVESREMQAQLLDSMDLERERGITIKLNAVRLKYEAKDGETYIFHLIDTPGHVDFTYEVSRSLAACEGAILVVDAAQGIEAQTLANVYLALDNNLELIPVINKIDLPAAEPERVKQEVEDVIGLDQDDAVLASAKANIGIEEILEKVVEIIPPPEGDPSAPLKALIFDSEYDPYRGVISSIRVVDGVVKAGDRIQMMATGKVFEVTEVGINTPKELPVEELTVGDVGYIIASIKNVDDSRVGDTITHANRPAEQPLKGYKKMNPMVYCGLFPIDNKDYNDLREALEKLQLNDASLEFEPESSKALGFGYRTGFLGMLHMEIIQERIEREFGIELIATAPSVIYSVVLRNGDKIQVDNPAQMPDRDQIDKIYEPYVRATMMVPNDYVGAVMELCQRKRGQFVNMDYLDDIRVSIVYELPLSEVVFDFFDQLKSNTKGYASFDYEFIENKESQLVKMDILLNGDKVDALSFIVHRDFAYERGKVLVEKLKKLIPRQQFEVPVQAAISHKIIARTNIKSMGKNVLSKCYGGDISRKRKLLEKQKAGKAKMKAVGSVEIPQDAFLAVLKMDEE from the coding sequence ATGGATAATCAAAAACGTTTAAATAGACGTAAAAATATCAGGAATTTTTCGATCATTGCGCACATTGACCATGGAAAATCTACATTAGCCGATCGAATTTTAGAAAATACAAAGTCAGTCGAATCTCGTGAAATGCAAGCACAATTGCTAGATTCAATGGATTTAGAACGTGAACGTGGCATTACAATCAAATTGAATGCGGTTCGATTAAAATATGAAGCAAAAGATGGAGAAACCTATATCTTCCATTTAATCGATACACCGGGACATGTCGATTTCACATATGAGGTGTCTCGTTCTCTTGCAGCGTGTGAGGGGGCCATTTTAGTTGTCGATGCTGCCCAAGGCATAGAAGCACAAACTTTAGCAAACGTATATTTAGCGTTAGACAATAACCTAGAATTAATCCCAGTAATTAATAAAATTGATTTGCCAGCTGCTGAGCCGGAGCGGGTTAAACAAGAAGTTGAAGATGTCATCGGTCTAGATCAAGATGATGCAGTACTCGCAAGTGCTAAAGCTAACATTGGTATCGAAGAAATTTTAGAAAAAGTTGTTGAAATCATACCTCCTCCTGAAGGTGATCCGAGTGCGCCGTTAAAAGCACTGATTTTTGACTCAGAATATGATCCATATCGTGGTGTTATCTCATCTATTCGTGTTGTTGACGGTGTTGTTAAGGCTGGTGACCGGATACAAATGATGGCAACAGGGAAAGTTTTTGAAGTGACAGAAGTAGGAATAAATACGCCTAAAGAACTTCCTGTTGAAGAATTAACAGTAGGGGATGTTGGCTATATCATTGCAAGTATTAAAAATGTCGATGATTCACGTGTTGGGGACACGATTACTCATGCAAATCGCCCTGCCGAACAACCTTTAAAAGGCTATAAAAAAATGAATCCCATGGTATACTGTGGCCTATTCCCGATTGATAATAAAGACTACAACGATTTAAGAGAAGCTTTAGAGAAATTACAATTAAATGACGCTTCGTTGGAATTCGAACCTGAATCTTCTAAAGCACTCGGATTTGGTTACCGTACTGGTTTCTTAGGAATGTTGCATATGGAAATTATTCAAGAGCGCATTGAGCGTGAATTTGGTATCGAACTCATTGCTACTGCACCTTCTGTAATTTATAGTGTTGTTTTAAGAAATGGTGACAAAATTCAAGTGGATAATCCAGCGCAAATGCCAGACCGTGATCAAATTGATAAAATATATGAACCTTATGTACGTGCTACGATGATGGTTCCAAATGACTATGTGGGTGCGGTCATGGAACTTTGTCAACGTAAGCGTGGGCAATTTGTCAATATGGATTATCTAGATGATATTCGTGTGAGCATCGTCTATGAACTACCATTATCTGAAGTCGTATTTGATTTCTTTGATCAACTGAAATCAAATACAAAAGGATATGCATCATTTGATTACGAATTCATTGAAAACAAAGAAAGTCAGCTCGTTAAAATGGACATTCTATTAAATGGTGATAAGGTAGATGCATTAAGTTTTATTGTTCACCGTGATTTTGCTTATGAGCGTGGAAAAGTATTGGTTGAGAAATTAAAAAAATTAATTCCTCGTCAACAATTTGAAGTACCTGTCCAAGCAGCGATCAGCCATAAAATTATTGCAAGAACTAATATTAAATCTATGGGTAAAAATGTCCTTTCAAAATGTTACGGTGGCGATATTAGTCGTAAACGTAAACTTTTAGAAAAACAAAAAGCAGGTAAAGCAAAAATGAAAGCAGTGGGTAGTGTAGAAATCCCTCAAGATGCTTTCTTAGCTGTTTTGAAAATGGATGAAGAATAA
- the rpsT gene encoding 30S ribosomal protein S20, with the protein MPNIKSAIKRVRTTHTAESKNISQKNDMRSAVKSAKKAIETNAENKQELVSQAVKRIDKAAQKNLIHSNKADRLKSKLMSAK; encoded by the coding sequence ATGCCAAATATCAAATCTGCAATTAAACGTGTGAGAACGACTCATACAGCTGAAAGCAAAAACATTTCACAAAAGAATGATATGCGTTCTGCAGTGAAAAGTGCTAAAAAAGCGATTGAAACTAATGCTGAAAATAAACAAGAATTAGTAAGCCAAGCAGTAAAACGTATTGATAAAGCTGCTCAAAAGAATTTAATTCATTCTAACAAAGCTGATAGATTAAAATCAAAATTAATGTCAGCAAAATAA
- the holA gene encoding DNA polymerase III subunit delta yields MSNIHVIHGDVSELIDRETEKLAKKYLGDEARDDFNYVKYNLYETNLNTILEEAMTLPFFSDKKIVVVQNSYVFTGEKAPKDAIINLDMLLDFIEKYDGTSLIIFQVNALKLDERKKVVKALKKVGHIKKIEQMTEQEIKDWVNQYLNASFKQIKQDALDLLIHLTGIHYRVIKQELDKLLLFIGEKPIINKDDVGMIVNRSLEQNVFLLTEYIQKGQKNNALALVKDLIQLKEEPIKLLALITSNYRLYYQSKILNQKGYSGQQIAKTVGVHPYRVKLALNHARQYQLETLLTIMDACAETDYQLKSSYMDKVLILELFIMRL; encoded by the coding sequence ATGTCAAATATTCATGTGATTCACGGTGATGTTTCTGAATTAATCGATCGTGAAACGGAGAAGCTTGCAAAAAAATATTTAGGTGATGAGGCAAGAGACGATTTCAACTATGTAAAATATAATTTATATGAAACAAATTTGAATACGATTCTTGAAGAGGCAATGACACTTCCATTCTTTTCTGACAAAAAAATAGTGGTCGTTCAAAATAGTTATGTCTTTACTGGAGAGAAAGCACCTAAAGATGCGATCATTAATTTAGACATGTTATTAGATTTTATAGAAAAATATGACGGTACATCGTTGATTATTTTTCAAGTCAACGCATTGAAATTGGATGAACGTAAAAAGGTCGTCAAAGCATTAAAAAAAGTTGGGCATATTAAAAAGATAGAACAAATGACTGAGCAAGAAATTAAAGATTGGGTTAATCAATACTTAAATGCATCATTTAAGCAAATAAAGCAAGATGCATTAGACTTGCTTATTCATTTAACAGGGATTCATTATCGTGTGATAAAGCAAGAACTCGATAAATTATTGTTATTTATAGGGGAGAAACCCATCATCAACAAAGATGATGTAGGCATGATTGTCAATAGAAGTTTGGAACAAAATGTTTTCTTGTTGACTGAATATATCCAAAAAGGACAGAAAAATAATGCTTTAGCTTTAGTCAAAGATTTGATTCAACTTAAAGAAGAACCTATAAAATTATTAGCGCTCATTACAAGTAATTATCGTTTATATTATCAGAGTAAGATTTTAAACCAAAAAGGCTACTCTGGGCAACAAATTGCTAAAACAGTGGGGGTTCATCCCTATAGAGTGAAATTAGCATTAAATCATGCGCGTCAGTATCAATTAGAAACTTTGCTAACGATTATGGATGCATGCGCGGAAACGGATTATCAACTAAAATCGTCATATATGGACAAGGTGTTGATTTTGGAACTGTTTATTATGCGATTATAA